In Gadus chalcogrammus isolate NIFS_2021 chromosome 11, NIFS_Gcha_1.0, whole genome shotgun sequence, a single window of DNA contains:
- the LOC130391289 gene encoding trypsin-like yields the protein MIGLALLMLLGAAAAAVPRDVGKIVGGHECEPNSRPFMASLNYGYHFCGGVLINDQWVLSVAHCWYNPYYMQVMLGEHDLRVFEGTEQLVKTNTIFWHELYDYQTLDYDMMMIKLYHPVEVTQSVAPISLPTGLPDGGMLCSVSGWGNMAMGGEVNLPTRLQCLDVPIVEPVACEASYPGMITPRMMCVGFMDGGRDVCNGDSGSPLVCEGVLTGLVSWGQGCAEPNYPGVYVKVYEFLSWIQTTLDANP from the exons CGGCAGTGCCCCGTGATGTAGGGAAGATCGTCGGAGGACACGAATGTGAGCCTAACTCCCGTCCCTTCATGGCCTCCCTGAACTACGGATACCACTTCTGCGGCGGCGTGCTAATCAACGACCAGTGGGTGCTTTCTGTTGCCCACTGCTGGTACAA TCCCTACTACATGCAGGTGATGCTTGGGGAGCACgatctgcgtgtgtttgagggCACTGAGCAGCTCGTGAAGACGAATACCATCTTCTGGCATGAGCT GTATGACTACCAGACGCTGGACTACGACATGATGATGATCAAGCTGTACCATCCCGTGGAGGTGACCCAGTCAGTGGCCCCCATCTCCCTGCCCACGGGCCTCCCTGACGGGGGCATGCTCTGCTCCGTGTCTGGCTGGGGCAACATGGCCatgggtggagagg TGAACCTGCCCACCAGGCTGCAGTGTCTGGACGTGCCCATCGTGGAGCCAGTTGCCTGCGAGGCCTCCTACCCGGGCATGATCACCCCCAGGATGATGTGCGTCGGATTCATGGATGGGGGCAGGGACGTTTGCAAC gGGGACTCTGGAAGCCCActggtgtgtgagggagtgcTCACCGGTCTGGTGTCCTGGGGACAGGGCTGCGCTGAGCCCAACTACCCCGGCGTGTACGTCAAGGTGTACGAGTTCCTCTCCTGGATCCAAACCACACTGGATGCCAACCCCTGA